The sequence below is a genomic window from Corythoichthys intestinalis isolate RoL2023-P3 chromosome 12, ASM3026506v1, whole genome shotgun sequence.
ggcagaagagcatctctgaacacacagtacgtcaaactttgaggcagatgggctatagcagcagaagaccacgccgggtgccactcctttcagctaagaacaggaaactgaggctacaatttgcacaacctcatcgaaattggacaatagaagattggaaaaacgttgcctggtctgatgagtctcgatttctgctgcgacattcagatggtggggtcagaatttggcatcaacaacatgaaaccatggatccatcctgccttgtatgaacggttcaggctggtggtggtggtgtaattgtGTGGGGAATatattcttggcactctttgggccccttggtaccaatcgttggaacgccacagcctacctgagtattgttgctgaccatgtccatccctttatgaccacaatgtacccaacttctgatggctactttcagcgggataatgtgccatgtcataaagctggaatcatctcagactggtttcttgaacatgacaatgagttcactgtactcaaatgtcctccacagtcaccagatctcaatccaatagagcatctttgggatgtggtggaaagggagattcgcatcatggatgtgcagcggaCAAATCTTGCACCaattgtgtgatgccatcatgtcaatatggaccaagctctctgaggaatgcttccagcaccttgttgaatctatgccacgaagaattgaggcagttctgaaggcaaaagcggGTCCaagccgttactagcatggtgtacctaataaagtggccggtgagtgtatatattatatacatatatataatttttttattgacacggccatgttgtgttaaaGAAAACGTATGcgacgatccgttgccgaccattacagtacatgacgtcaccattttgtttcggtaatacttcactctgattggtcgaatgatttcgtctgtgttaaattcagcttttttcactcttcataaagcacagaatttagcttcttgaactcatttgagtcaacgtttattgcagctcagcaactcggaccataacaaacgtaacaacagacttcctgcgtccgtcaactatacctgtccctcgggaaactcaaacccaaataacaatatttCCAGTTGTTACAGTAGCGATGCGCTCGTTCCAATTTCCGACTTtggtcctcacttttattttaccgtatcaatccatggaagaaacatttcttCATCATTATGAACCgatcaagttatacagcagcctttaaaagaaaagtcatatctgttttgttttctcctggattttgggaagttggagaagttgtcagatcatattattaccgtgcatattgtcattttacggtaatgttttgaactaccaatgtgctatgctggtgctgtgtttcaccagttagcaggggtgaaagtgggccagaacggtcaggaatgcagttccggtataaaattcagggccagaacgcagtaccggtataagattcagggccagaatgctgttccggtacacggtgctttgattccgaaaaaatgacggcaactgtcaaaacgctatgtaaaaaataaataaataaaaatgccaaGTTGCCACTCATGCATTTCATCGccgagaagaaaacaatctactaacatcagatttacatagacAAGtggtaacaacaagcataataaagtgcttgtgtagcgtaatccgatcCCACCaaaagttattatttattttattccacagacggcatggaggtttccccagctgctgcagttatctgagtctgacgatgatgagtcacgtcaatgtgcgaaagcAAAAcgtctggactcatttatccgttcaattgggttGACATaccgacatgtgatcagcagagatagttagctctgattggttcaaatgtgcatgttttctggaacagcaaaaaaaaaaaaaaaaaaaaaaggttgttgaattgatgcgacaaaaaaagggcaaagcaacataaaatggatcaaatctttaagaacaacgaaagagttgaggaggcttatttataattttcagttttatttgctctgatggggaggttcagaacatcttagctgtcaatgtgcactttggacttacagtgtatcacaaaagtgagtacacccctcgcatttctgcagatatttaagtatatcttttcatgggacaacactgacactttgacacaatgaaaagtagtctgtgtgcagcttatataatagagttcatttattccccccccccaaaataactcaaaatatagccatgaatatctaaacccctggcaacacaagtgagtacactgcatgggaactacgtacatcccaaaatgtccaaattgagtactgcttgtcattttctttccaaaatgtcatgtgactggttacaggagtgctgtcagcattgctgcagagattgaagaggcggggggggggtcagcctgttagtgctcagaccatacgccgcactctacatcaaattggtgtgcatggctgtcaccccaggaggaagcctcttgatcacatgacattttggaaaatgaaagaaaaaacaaaaacaaaatgaaatttctggctctgtggtgACCTGCACGTcagggagttctggcaagaaattctagccactttcacccctgccagaTAGTAAAAtggcatttctgtatctgtacacaagctctgttttcttgtattcttctatttattggtgctaaaattagggtgcgcattatacacgggtcaggggtcgcgttaaccgaatattttccgtcgttgaccggttttttaaaacggtgacggaaaaaactgaagtccatccgtcattttgacaggttgcaattcacaccccagaccacaaggtggcgagtgagcatattaattagctattgtctcttgatgcatgacgtcgttggcctaaaGGCGGTAACACACCAGCAACGTCAACGTGGCGTCAACGATCCCGCCGCGATAAAgcaccagtgacgctcggcatcaatttccataggacgcgtttcacgagcagcgcgtctgtggagcggctcgatcggttcacgcgaggattgcaagatcgcgcAAGAATAGCGGGTattaaaaggtaataaaacaacaacactttgcctttcagaccccgcgtattggccagctttctttttgaaagaaagaagaaaaaagaagtcatgtgctaaagcaaaaagcaataccaatgacaaagatttcaacattttttttcttatgaacatttttctaagctttattgatgttttttctcaagttaaagcaccacgcaggaattaatttaattgtgtagcaggatttgtgtattattcgtattaattgcaggtgttttagctcatttcagtttattttatttatatagtaagttacgattgcatattattttgaaaatcgaccggatttttacacgagtgacttccggcctgcccgatcctacctagtagtattgacgcaacgtctcgcgtcaaaaaacaaactctgctgttcttttcgcgtgcgtcgcgtttagcgcttctgggacgcgtctaacacgcggacgcactgcgactggtgtgcattggctgattgactttaacggccgcgtttcgaagcgtaatcgcggcgagatcgttgacgcgacgttcacgTTGCTGGAGTGTTTGAGcctttactcggaaaaatgtcaaggcaactgagcgtccgaactaaggctacgttcatactacaagtcttaatgcacgaatccgattttttgtcatatctgcgcactaattcgcagtccgacatgcgctgagcaagacgacccgcatgcgcagaagcatcaaaacaaatgaccatacaatcacacatgctggctgtcatccgtcattccagggatatcatattttgcttattaaaaagaggacacaaataacaggcataaataatccctgtacaggtttatattcaaagtatatggatcaatagcatgcacgcactgttcgtgcatgtcacacacacatacgagcattttgccccaactctcggccgtgtaagcaatgttgaaatattggttatatggagcagagagaaaaccgatcattctcaggcttatcctcaaaccctttttttttttttttttttaatgacttgtcaagtccgacccttcctaaaaagccgtgttcaaggcaagctaggcgctaataacgcacagctgcttgatgtgtgatggcgcagtgtggattctctgttaagcttattcggacagaatattaattaaagatgaatgaaaactaaatactattgaatatgtcattattaacattttaaaaatttaagtgacgggtaaaaatagattatgaccggatttttatgaccctgtcagtcaaaatgacagacaacgaaaaagtctagcgcatccTctgacacgggtacaataattttccctagattttacaagtaaatttggggtgcgcgttatacacgggtgcgccttatattcgggaaattacagtatcttattttgctTTCAAGATTGCTATctcagttgttacatttttttgtgacCGTAGTGGTGCGTATCCTTAATCTTCCTTTGTAATGTGCACACCAAAGTAAAAAGTTACTCACTCTTACAGCATCCTCGACGTcggcatacacacacacagatgcaGCAGAGGAGTGTGAGAATCACAAAACCTGAAGCACCAGCGATCAAGATAGCAATATCCACTGGATCTGCGAAAAATACAGGATAATCTGTTTCATGAGTGCAGTATGAGAGCGTTAGGCAgaaaaaaatcttgacttacAGTCAATAACTTTAAGTTGTTGTGCCACACAACTCTTGGGTGACCCAACACTGTTGGAGGATTCGCAGCGATACATCCCAGAATCCACCTTGGATACGCTTGTAAACTTCTGCTCCAGGCAGTGAGAGAGGAAGAGCAACAGCTGCACGTGTTCCTTCTCGAGTCCGTACGAGCGCACAAGTGTGTGCTCAGCATGTGTCACACAAGTGGGGGCTCACTCACCAGCGTGCCTCTGTGCGTGTCCATGCTGTACGGCGTGTCGGACGAGACCTTCAAGGCCCTGTTGTCTTTGTACCAGCTGTATGTGGCCGGGGGCACACTCTGCTTGTCTTTGCACAGCAGCTCCAGGTCGGAGCCTACAAACACGGAGCGGGGAACCTCGCAAGACGGGATATGCGGGGGTACTGAGAACACAGAAACGGCAGCAAATTAGAAACTGACATTTGCTTAGCTGTAAAGTAACGTCTGAAAACAGTCCGatcaaattcaaattaaaagTGAGATAAATCCTCTTTCACACTGTCAATAAAAACTTCATTCATTTACCATTATTTCAGACTATCGGGCACAGATCAacactgaatgaatgaatagccTCCAGGTGAGCTGGACAAAAATTAAGTACTgtcaatttttcaaaaaaaataaaggatttTAAGTGcactttatagtctgaaaattagtgttgcaacgataccattttttggccccgataccgatacctggctgtgcagtatcggccgataccgataccataccgataccaccccgattatatatatatatatatatattttttttttttttttacaaaagagctacataattggatgtgaaatcattgctatcaaggctttgtcaggctgttgcttacctttgcaaaataggaaaaacactagtacaaagtataatactagcccaacagtaagaaagtaaaaataagttcataataataaactctgaatgaactgagtaaacatttttttaaacctctcaaaggccaaacagtgcaactttcatgaaattattgtcacattctgctgttggttagattgtgttttgttgctgggctgttagtgggggtgttcctgacgtcgcacctgaatccaatgcgggctcatcaacgcagcatttaagcacgggtgagctcagagaaggctgccgagatatttgctttgttGATCGCCATttcacatctcgcactatagtctcgctacatttgcttgttacgcccgtgcattgggttttttctgttagtgtgctgcactcgtttgtaacctctaccctgtgcaggtatttgagtgtttttatttgggctttttggctcgctgcctatcgtcttatttAATctacgagtttgtagtattgagctccgtcgacctgctgtcacggactccttttgttatttcttctatcccgcgatcgcgtgttatttttttgtttgcaatcatcaaacccttgtacttatcccccgcttgttgtccgcttcgaggtccaaccttgtttccgcatttgcggacgctcacaattgtaagtaataataattgactacagcatcccgtctctctattagcctcgttttttcgggagggggtgggtcccttatttctatttctgaaaggtggcaaccctactttggaaacagttcccaaattactgcagcatttctttcaataaaagacaataaaagtaaagtcgacgtagtgaactgaccagagattgttgcacctgtACAGCGCCCTtcgtctggatagcagtcctgctcttgcaggctcaaaatcgttgtgttcgttcacgtttcgtcttcacatgttttatcaggttcgaggtattgaaactggccgatttaactccacatctcgaaactttcaggccgcaaatcttgcacgcagacattgattttaattgacgggatttatattttgaaatatttcccgaccgccgccatgtcgCCCTTGTCAGCCATGTCATTGGTcagaagtggctattggcccgttctcattggtcaggagcaggccaatagcgatagctgtttggtgttcacgtgtcatcacacaacacagcgacaaagtgtagtgagcgccaggagaaaaaaaaaggctgcggtcaaatgttataataatggaccggtaaatggtatcggcgccgtctttgttggtactcgccgataccgataccaccattttgggccggatcggcgccccctgccgatactagtatcggtatcggtgcatctttactgAAAATACTGCAAGACTTTTCTTACAtactgtacagtccctgacaaaattcTTGTCGCttctccattttgtagaaacaattgctgataacctgacttttaattattcaattggtttcagaaatggctcatatgaaagcaaaGACCctaccaaatgatgttgaatgtacaaagatatatttgtttcattgaaaaaagatttgtcattcaatgaagacataaaggtcaaattttggctagacaaaagttttgtcgcctacagaaggtagtgtgaaaattgaacaaaaaatgtacttcaaatacaaaaatatgttacatatcataagcgaattaagtagtggtgctgtgagatccaaatttaatattttgtatgacttctatgggcttcggcaaggattcatacaatttattgatgaagtcatcaggaatatcaaagaaagcagtcttgcatgcctcccagagttcatcaacattcttgggttacgtcttccatgcttcctctttcatcctaccccagacatcctcaatgatgttcatgtctggtgactgggctggccagtcctggaggatcttgatcttctttgccttgaggaactttgaggtagagattgaagtatgcgacgtAGCCCCATCcgtctgcagaatttgtccctttttatggttaggaatgtaagaggcagctaagatttgttgatatttcagactatttatctctcagggtgcagacaattaaaaaaccgtgaGGCATTTACCAAGGccgacagcctgtcaaaaggatagacactggaaaagtggcaaaaggtggatttttcagatgaattttccattgaattacaccacagtagccacaaatattgcaggagacctactggagcccacatggatccgagattcactcagaaaacagtggaaGTTTTGGAggttacatcattaccaaaatcatggtctggggttacatccagtatgggggtgtgcaagacatctgcagggtggaaggcaacataaatagtctgaaatatcaacaaatcttagctgcctcttacattcctaaccataaaaaaggacaaattctgcagcaggatggtgctccatcccatacttcaatctctacctcaaagttcctcaaggcaaggaAGATCaacatcctccaggactggccaacccagtcaccagacatgaacatcattgagcatgtctggggtaagatgaaagaggaagcatggaagacaaaacccaaTAGTGTTGTTGAACTctaggaggcatgcaagactgctttctttgatgttcctgatgacttcatcaataaattgtgtgaatccttgccgaaggccTTGGAAgtcgtacaaaatattaaatttggatctcacagcaccattacttaattcgcttatgttatgtaacatatttttgtattcgaagtacatttttggttcaattttcacactactttctgtaggcgacaaaacttttgtcttaccaaaatttgacctttatgtcttcattaaatgacaaatcttttttcaatgaaacaaatatatttttgtacattcaacatcatttgggaaggtcttagctttcatatgagccatttctgaaaccaactgaataattaaaagtcaggttattagcaattgtttctacaaaatggagaagcgacaagacttttgtcagggactgtatatccaGGTAGCGCATTATATTGTGCAGGTGTGCCTCACAGGCGCATACCATGTACATCAAGTGTCACCGTGGCCTCTCCGAAGCTGACGTGGTCATCACTAGCAGTCACCTCACAGCGATATTCCCCAGAGTCTTTCTCTGTCACCGAGTGGATGGTCAGAGAGGCACCGTCCATCTCAGCCCGCCCTGCGTAGGCGCCTATGGTGGTTGGAAATACTGCAATTGCGGTTTCTAACACAGAAACAAATTGAAATTGGTGCGGGAGGTCGTCACCGACTGGTAAATTTGTTATTGAAGTAGACAAAGGTCACAGCTTTTCCTTTCTTCTTCCACTCTATTCGAGGGTTCTGCTCTTTCTCAGTGCGGAAGTTGCAGGAGAGTACAGCATCTAAAGTACAGGACACATGTATGTACAGTAATTTGATAATATGATATGCAACATCACATGTCTTAGTCTGTAAGGAAAATGTTATGCACTGTAGTGCCTTaacatatacactgctggccaaaagtattggcacccctgctattctgtcagataatgctcaatttctcccagaaaatgattgccattacaaatgctttggtagtaatatttttgtctgttttgcttgcaataaaaaaaaaataataataaaaaagagaataaaataaacaaatcaaataattatcattttacacaaaactccaaaaatgggccggacaaaagtattggcaacctcagcctaatacttggtagcacaacctttagacaaaataactgcgaacaaccgcttccggtatgcaTAAATGAGTTTCttgcaatgctctgctggaattttagaccattcttttctggccaactgctctaggtttctgagatttgaacggcgccttctccaaactgccattttcagatgtcTCCGCAGGTGTTCTTcggaattcaggtctggactcattgctggccgctttagaagtctccagtgcttgctctcaaaccattttctagtgttttttgaagtgtgttttgggtcattgtcctgctggaagacccatggcctctgagggagatccagctttctcacactgggccctacattatgctgcaatatttgttggtagtcttcagacttcataataccatgcacacggtcaagcagtccagggttagaggcagcaaagcaaccccaaaacatcagggacctccgccatgtttcactgtggggaccgtgttcttttctatgaaggcctcgttttttttcctgtaaactctatgttgatgccttttccccaaaagctctgcttttgtctcatctgaccatagaacatttttccaaaacgtttttggctttctcaggtaagttttggctaaCTCCAGCCTGGGTTTTTTATGCCCTGGGTCAGAagtagggtcttcctgggtatcctaccatagagtcccttttcattcggaCACCAACGGATAGTACAGAttgaccctcggactgcaggacagcttcaaCTTTTTGGATATtcttcaaggttctttatccaccatccgcacaatcggttgtttgcagttattttttctaaaggtattaggctgagggtgccaatacttttttccggcccatttttggagttttgtgcaaaatgataatgattaaaaaaaattcccattctcttttgtgtttttcattgcaagcaaaacaaatgaagatattactaccaaagcatttgtaattgcaatcatttttggggagaaattgagcattatctgacagaattgcaggggtgccaatacttttggccagcagtgtatatacagCAGATGAAAGCAATGCTCACCTGTGTGTTCATGGACCTCAACTTTGGTTTTAGAGGAACTTACTGTCACGGACATAGTGACAGGACCTGCAAAGAGCTAAATTAATTAGACATctgaaagaaaacaaacacCAAAAGGCACTAATCAAATTTGTTACAAACAGAATTCCTTGTTCTTTcaaaggtctttttttttttactggaaaTACTGTAGCTCATGGACACTAAGAAGCTCTTGTTTTTCAAGGGAATTGTGACCCTCATGCAGGAACAATCACAAAATACAGGTAAAAAGCAATTATGTTTAGACCCACAGGagttcacaaagaaaaaaacatgcccATTGCAAGGCATTTGGAGGTGCCTATGAAATGTTgagacttacagtggggcaaataagtatttagtcaaccacaaattgtgcaagttctcccacttaaaaatattagagaggcctgtaattgtcaacatgggtaaacctcaaccatgagagacaaaatgtggaggaaaaagaaaaagaaaaacccattgtttgatttttaaagaatttactgtatttgcaaatcatggtggaaaataagtatttggtcaataccaaaagttcatctcaatactttgttatgtcccctttgttggcaataactgaggccaaacgttttctgtaactcttcacaagcttttcacacactattgcaggtattttggcccattcctccatgcagatctcctctggagcagttatgttttggggctgtctttgggcaacacagactttcaactccctttctaataattgctcccacagttgatttctttacaccaagcgttttacctattgcagattcagtctttccagcctggtgcaggtctacaattttgtctctggtgtccttcgacagctctttcgtcttggccatagtggagtttggagtgtgactgactgaggttgtggacaggtgtcttttataccgataatgagttaaaacaggtgccattgataaaggtaacgagtggagtctcattagacctcattagaataaGTTAGGCCTCTTTGAGAGCCAgaagtcttgcttgtttgtagatgaccaaatacttattttccactctaatttggatgtaaattcttttaaaaaaatcaaacaatgtaattttctgtttttttccccacattctgtctctcatggttgaggtttacccatgttgacaattacaggcctctctaatcttttcaagtaggagaacttgcacaattggtggttgactaaatacttatttaccccactgtattaaatagcGTTTCACTGATACCCTCAGTTGTTTGTTTCCAGCAATATTTAGCATTACATTTGTAAACGATTTGCCAATTAATGTTTATAACAAAATaaagctgaaacgattactgAACTAGTTCGAGTTATTCGATTTTAAAAACTGATTGAGGAATATTctccacctcgaggaatcgtttaattttgccagctctaagcatgatgttttgcctggactacttaTAATGCAGCACAACGCGTTGACGTCACATGAGTACAGGAATAAGGCAGAGGCGgcggatatacagtgccttgcaaaagtattcggcccccttgaaccttgcaacctttcgccacatttcaggcttcaaacataaagatataaaattttaattttttgtcaagaatcaacaacaagtgggacacaatcgtgaagtggaacaaaatttattggataatttaaacttttttaacaaataaaaaactgaaaagtggggcgtgcaatattattcggcccccttgcgttaatactttgtagcgccaccttttgctccaattacagctgcaagtcgcttggggtatgtttctatcagttttgcacatcgagagactgacattcttgcccattcttccttgcaaaacagctcgagctcagtgaggttggatggagagtgtttgtgaacagcagtcttcagctctttccacagattctcgattggattcaggtctggactttgacttggccattctaacacctggatacgtttatttttgaaccattccattgttgaTTTGGctgtatgttttggatcattgtcctgttggaaaataaatctccgtcccagtctcaggtcttgtgcagataccaacaggttttcttccagaatgttcctgtatttggctgcatccatcttcccgtcaattttaatcatcttccctgtccctgctgaagaaaagcaggcccaaaccatgatgcttccaccaccatgtttgacagtggggatggtgtgttcagggtgatgagctgtgttgctttta
It includes:
- the jam2b gene encoding junctional adhesion molecule 2b isoform X3, which produces MMFSLILLLLCIHNAVLSCNFRTEKEQNPRIEWKKKGKAVTFVYFNNKFTSAYAGRAEMDGASLTIHSVTEKDSGEYRCEVTASDDHVSFGEATVTLDVHVPPHIPSCEVPRSVFVGSDLELLCKDKQSVPPATYSWYKDNRALKVSSDTPYSMDTHRGTLKFTSVSKVDSGMYRCESSNSVGSPKSCVAQQLKVIDYPVDIAILIAGASGFVILTLLCCICVCVCRRRGCCKKEKKTKSTKSYNPPPPPPIHNIKTYKPTQSFMI
- the jam2b gene encoding junctional adhesion molecule 2b isoform X2, encoding MMFSLILLLLCIHSPVTMSVTVSSSKTKVEVHEHTDAVLSCNFRTEKEQNPRIEWKKKGKAVTFVYFNNKFTSAYAGRAEMDGASLTIHSVTEKDSGEYRCEVTASDDHVSFGEATVTLDVHVPPHIPSCEVPRSVFVGSDLELLCKDKQSVPPATYSWYKDNRALKVSSDTPYSMDTHRGTLKFTSVSKVDSGMYRCESSNSVGSPKSCVAQQLKVIDYPVDIAILIAGASGFVILTLLCCICVCVCRRRGCCKKEKKTKSTKSYNPPPPPPIHNIKTYKPTQSFMI
- the jam2b gene encoding junctional adhesion molecule 2b isoform X1; protein product: MAKTKELSKDTRDKIVDLHQAGKTESAIGPVTMSVTVSSSKTKVEVHEHTDAVLSCNFRTEKEQNPRIEWKKKGKAVTFVYFNNKFTSAYAGRAEMDGASLTIHSVTEKDSGEYRCEVTASDDHVSFGEATVTLDVHVPPHIPSCEVPRSVFVGSDLELLCKDKQSVPPATYSWYKDNRALKVSSDTPYSMDTHRGTLKFTSVSKVDSGMYRCESSNSVGSPKSCVAQQLKVIDYPVDIAILIAGASGFVILTLLCCICVCVCRRRGCCKKEKKTKSTKSYNPPPPPPIHNIKTYKPTQSFMI